DNA from Acidimicrobiia bacterium:
CACCACCACGTGACGGCCGCGACGGGCCAGCTCGGCACCCGCGGTGAGTCCGCAGTACCCGCCACCGATGACGACGACGTCGGCATCGGCCGGCAGCGCGGACCGCTCCCCGGCGCTCGGGCGCTCGAAACCCTCGTGCCACAGCGGAGACTCGCGGTAGCCGGGTGCGAGCGGCGCCGCGGGGCGGGATGCCATCCGCGGGGATCGTAGGCCTCGCGATCCGCACTCGAACCGGGGGCAGACACCGGAATCCGCAACCAGCGCCGCCCGCTCGTGCGGATTCCCTTGCGAGCCTGAAAGGGGCGCGCCATGCTCGGGCCATGTCACGGTCCAGCGACGCCGCGTCCACGATCGTCCTCGACGAGGTCGACAAGGCGCTGATCGAAGCGCTCCAACAGGACGGTCGCCTGCCGTACACACGCCTGGCCGCCGAGGTCGGCTTGTCGGAGGCGGCGGTGCGCCAACGGGTGCAGCGGCTCATCGAATCGGGCGCAACCCAGATCGTCGCCGTGACCGACCCGATGATGCTGGGGTTCCATCGCATGGCGATGGTCGGCATCCGCGTCGAAGGCGACGTGCGGTCGGTCGCCGACACCATCGCCTCGATCCTCGAGGTGGACTACGTCGTGATCGTGAGCGGCTCGTTCGATCTGCTCGTCGAGGTCGTGTGCGAAGACGACGACCACCTGCTCAGCCTGCTCAACGACAAGATTCGTTCCATCCCCGGTGTGCGCTCAACGGAGACCTTCACGTACCTGCGGCTCTCCAAGCAGACGTATGCGTGGGGGACACGATGAGTGCGCCAGCCGGACGCGACGCAACGGAGCTGAGCGACCTCGCCCGCCGGCACCTCTGGATGCACTTCTCGCGACTTGGTGCGTACGGCCCTGGGCACGAGGTGCCGATCATCGTTCAGGGCGAGGGGTGCTACGTCACCGACGCGCACGGCAAGCGGTACCTCGACGCGCTGTCCGGCCTCTTCACCGTGCAGGTCGGCCACGGCCGTCCCGAGCTCGCCGCGGCCGCGGCGCGTCAGGCCGAGACGCTCGAGTACTTCCCGATCTGGACGTATGCCCACCCGCCGGCGATCGAGCTCGCGACGCGCCTCGCCGAGCTCGCACCGGGCAACCTCAATCGCGTGTTCTTCACGAGCGGTGGATCGGAGGCCGTGGAGTCGGCGTGGAAGCTCGCCCGGCAGTACTTCCGCGTGCGCGGTCAAGAAGGTCGGTACAAGGTGATCGCGCGCGACGTCGCGTACCACGGCACCACGCTCGGAGCGCTCGCGATCACCGGTGTGCAGGCGTTGCGCGCGCCGTTCGAGCCGCTCCCCGCGGGTGCCATCCACGTACAGAACACCAACCGCTACCACCACCCGCTCGGGGATGACGAGCCCGCCTTCCTCGACGCGGTCACGGGCGCGATCGAAGACGCCATCGTGCGGGAAGGACCCGAGACCGTCGCCGCCGTCTACCTCGAGCCGGTGCAGAACGCGGGCGGATGCCTGGTGCCACCCGAGGGGTACTTCCCGCGCGTGCGCGAGATCTGCGACCGGTACGGCGTATTGCTCGTCTCCGACGAGGTGATCTGCGCGTTCGGGAGGCTCGGCGACTGGTTCGGCGCGCAGACCTTCGACTACCAGCCCGACATGATCACGATGGCGAAGGGTCTCACGAGCGGGTACTCGCCGCTCGGCGGCGTGATCTGCAGCGATCGCCTGGCCGAGCCGTTCCTCGAGCCGGGCGTGTCGTTCCTCCACGGCATCACGTTCGGCGGGCACCCGGTGAGCTGCGCGGTTGCGCTCGCCAACTTCGACATCTTCGAGACCGAGGGCCTGCTCGACCATGTGCGCGCGAACGAGGCGGGCTTCCGGGAACGGCTCGACGGTCTGCGAGACATCCCGATCGTCGGTGACGTGCGCGGCATGGGGTACTTCCATGCCATCGAGCTCGTGCGCGATCCCGCGACGAAGGCGTCGTTCACGAGCGAAGAGTCCGAAGAGCTCCTGCGCGGCTTCCTGTCGCCTCGGCTCTTCGATGCCGGGCTCATCTGCCGCACCGACAACCGCGGCGACCCGGTGGTCCAGCTGTCGCCCCCGTTGATCGCGGGTGACACCGAGCTCGACTTCATCGAGGCGACGCTGCGGACAACCCTGACCGAGGCTTGGGAGAAGTTCTGCGCATGAGCGGTCCGTTGACGGTTGGTGTGCCGCGCGAGGTCAAGGAAGGCGAGCACCGGGTGGCGGTCACACCCGACGGCGTGCACGAGCTGGTCGCGGCGGGTGCACCTGTGCTGGTCGAGGCCGGAGCCGGACTCGGGTCGTCGATCACCGACGATGACTACCGCCGGGCCGGCGCCGAGATCGTCGACGGCCCCGGACCGGTCTGGGAGCGGGCCGAGCTCGTGCTCAAGGTCAAGGAACCCCAGAGCACCGAGCTCGGCAAGCTCCGACCCGGCGTCGTGCTCTTCACCTACCTGCATCTCGCGGCGTACCCGGAGGTGGCGACGGCGCTGCTCGAGCGCAAGGTGACCGGGGTCGCGTACGAGACCGTGCAGCTGGACACCGGCGCGCTCCCGCTCCTCGCGCCGATGAGCGAGGTCGCCGGACGCATGGCGCCACAGATCGGCTCGCACTTCCTCGAACGCGACCACGGTGGGCGCGGCGTGCTGCTCGGCGGTGCACCAGGCGTTCGGCCGGCGCGCGTCGTCGTCCTCGGCGCGGGCAACGTCGGATGGAACGCCGCGTGGATCGCGCAGGGCATGGAGGCCGAGGTGCTCCTGCTCGACAAGAACCTCGACCGGCTGCGCTGGGTCGACCAGATCCACAAAGGCCGGATCATGACGCTGGCCAGCAACCGGGGTGCGGTCGAGCGCGCGGTGGCCGACGCCGACCTGGTGATCGGCGCGGTGCTGGTGCCGGGAGGTCGCGCGCCGGTCGTCGTGACCGACGCCATGGTTCGCACCATGAAGCAGGGCGCGGTGATCGTCGACTGTGCCGTCGACCAAGGTGGGTGCGTCGAGACGATCCACGAGACCACGCACGCCGAGCCGGTGTACGAGCTGCACAACGTGCTGCACTACGCGGTGGGCAACATCCCCGCCGCTGTCCCCCACACGTCCACGTACGCGCTGACCAACGCAACGCTTCCGTACGCGCTCGCGCTCGCCGCACACGGCGTCTCCGATGCCGTCGCTGCGGATCAAGAGCTCGCCGCAGGAGTGAACACCGTCGCGGGCAACGTGACGAATGCGACCGTCGCCGAGGCGATCGGCCAGTCGTTCACGCCACTGGCCGACGCGCTTGCCGCCTGAACGCCCCATGCGCGTTCTCCTCGTCGGCGCCGGCGCAGTCGGCGAGTGCATCGCCGCTATCGCGGCCCGGCGCGAGTTCGTCGAGACATTGGTGGTCGCCGACCGCGACGAGGCGCGCGCCGCCGAAGTCGTGGGGAAGATCGGTGACCCCCGCCTCGTCGTGCATTCGATCGACGCTCGAGACCCAGAAGCCGTCGCGGCCAAGGCCCGCGACGTTGGTGCCGACGCCGTACTGAACGCCTGCGATCCCCGCCTGAACGTGCCGATCTTCGACGGCGCCTTCCGGGCTGGCGCGACGTACGTCGACATGGCCATGACGCCGTCGATCCCCCACCCGACCGATCCCTACCGACTGGTCGGCACACCGCTCGGTGCCGAGCAGTTCGAGCGCAGCAGCGCGTGGGAGGACACCGGCCTGCTCGCGATCGTGGGGATGGGGGTCGAGCCCGGGATGTCGGACGTGTTCGCCCGCTACGCGGCCGACCATCTCTTCTCGTCGATCGACGAGGTCGCGGTGCGCGACGGCGCCGACCTCGAAGTCGACGGCTACGAGTTCGCGCCGACGTTCTCGATCTGGACGACGATCGAGGAGTGCCTGAACCCGCCCATCGTCTACGACCAGGCACACGGTGGCTTCTTCACCACCGAGCCATTCTCGGAACCGGAGATCTTCGACTTCCCCGACGGCATCGGGCCGCTCGAGTGCGTGAACGTGGAACACGAGGAGGTGCTCCTCGTTCCGAAGTGGATCGACTGCAACCGCGTCACCTTCAAGTACGGGCTCGGTGACGAGTTCATCAACGTGTTGCGCGTGCTGCACGCCGTCGGTCTGGACCGCGTCGAGCCGGTGCGAGTCGGCGACGTGGAAGTGAGCCCACGCGACTTGGTGGCCGCGTGCCTGCCCAACCCTGCGCACCTGGGCGACCGGATGCGGGGAAAGACCTGCGCCGGCACGTTCGTGACCGGCGCCGGCCTCGACGGCACGCCGCGTGCGACCTACCTGTACCACGTGGTCGACAACGCGGACTCGATGGCCGAGTACGGATGCCAAGCCGTGGCGTGGCAGACCGCGATCAACCCGGTGGTCGCGCTCGAGCTCGTCGCGGCGAGCACGTGGTCAGGCGCGGGTGTGCTCGGGCCCGAGGCGTTCGACGCCGTCCCGTTCCTCGACCTGCTCGCTGAGTACGGCTCCCCCCATGGCATCGAGGAGCGCAGCCCGTAACGCTTCAAGCCCGCCGAGCGATGGTGATGATCTCCGGGCTCGTGTCGGTCAGCGGTGAGCGGTCCCAGTCCCCGAACTGCTCGTCGATGTGCAGACCCGCCTCGGCGAGGACCTGCGACAGCGCGTCTGCGCCGAGGAACCGCAACGTGCTCTCGCTCACTCGCGGTGCATCCCAATCGGGGCTCGTGTACGTGAGCGTGAAGCGGACCACCTCACCGTCCACTGCTTGCACGTGTTGTTCCATGCGCATCACTCGACCCGAGGAGTCGATCGCCTCGACCGCGTGCTCGGGCGTCCAGCGCTCCCACGCACGCACCAACGGGTTGCGCGTCTCGAACGCAAAACGGCCCTCGGCGCTGAGCAGCGATCGAATCCGAGCAAGGCCGTCTTGCAGCTCGCTGTCGTCCACGAGCACTTGGAACGCGTGGCCGGTCATCACGACGAGCTCGAACTCGTTCTCCCCTCTCACGGAACCGAGATCGCCGAGGACCCACTCGACATCAACACTCTTCCGCGCGAGGTCGAGCATTGCGTCAGCCGGATCGAGCCCGCAGAGGCGACCCGCATGACCCATCTCTCGGGCTCGGCGAAGCAGGAGGCCGGTCCCACACCCCACGTCGAGGACCGACTGCGCCGACAGCACGAGCGGGAGATAGAAGTCCAGGTCATCCCGCTGGTCCCATCCGCAAAACGCGTCGTACCACCGCGCAAGCACAGGATCAGCGAACAGACGGTCAACCACGGGTGGGCCGCGAGGGGATCGAACCCTCAACCTCCGGGTTAAAAGCCCGTTGCTCTGCCAGATTGAGCTAGCGGCCCGCACTCTGAGCGTACGCTCTGCGCCGCCGTGAACGACCGAGACAAGCTGCGCGCCGAGGTTGACGAGATCGTCTGGTGGCACACCATCGATCTCGGCAACGGGGTCGTCACCCCTGGCCGCGACGAGACCCCGGTGCGCTGGCCCTTGCTCGGGCTCCCGGAATCGCTCGCGGGCCTGAGCGTTCTCGACGTGGGCGCGTGGGACGGCTTTTACTCGTTCGAGGCCGAGCGTCGGGGTGCCGCGCGAGTGGTCGCAACCGACGAGTACGCGTGGAAAAATCTCGGAACCGGCCGTCGCGGCTTCGACTGCGCGCACCGGGCGCTGGACTCCAAGGTCGAAGTCCGCGAAGTGGACGTGCTCGCGCTGTCACCCGACACCGCGGGTGGCACCTTCGACCTCGTGCTCTTCCTCGGCGTGCTCTACCACCTGCGCGACCCGATCACGGCGCTCGAGCGCGTCGCGAGCGTCACCGGCGATCGGCTGGTGCTCGAGACGCACGTCGACCTCCTCGGCGTGCGTCGGCCAGCCGCCGCCTTCTACCCAGGCACCGAGCTGTACGGCGACGCGACGAACTGGTGGGGCCCGAACCTTCCAGCGCTGCTCGGCATGCTGCGAGTGGCCGGGTTCGACGACGCCACGGTCGTTCACGTGACGCCACGGCTCCAAAGGTTGCGCAACGCGCTCGGCTCACGCTTCGTTCGGGGACGGGCGCGGCACCACTTCGACCATGGCCGCGTCGTGGTGCACGCGCGGCGTCGCAAGCCCTGAGGCGTCGCGAAGGTCGACTGCTACCATGAGCCGCCCCTTCGGGGAAGGGCCCCCATCGTCCAGTGGCCCAGGACGCCGCTCTTTCAAGGCGGTAACGGGGATTCGAATTCCCCTGGGGGCACGCGGTGACGGTCGCCAGCCGTCGTCGAACGAGGTCCTGTGGTGCAGTTTGGAGTGCACGCCGCCCTGTCAAGGCGGAGGTCGCGAGTTCAAATCTCGTCAGGACCGCGGGGAGCCCGGGCTGCCGGGCCCAACCCGGCCGGGTAGCTCAGTTGGCAGAGCACGCGCCTGAAAAGCGCGGGGTCGCCGGATCGACGCCGGCCCCGGCCACCAACCACACTCTTCGCCTCGCTCACTGCGGACCGGGATACCCGGCCCGCGGCCGTTCGCTCGCTGGCGAGCGCCTACGGCGCCGCGTGTGTCACGAGGGCTCGGTCGGCTCTTCTACTTCTTCTAGGAGCTTCTTGATCTCTGCTGCTCGGAATCTTCGGTGACCGCCGAGGGTCCTGATGGCGGAGATCTTGCCGGCGCGGGCCCAACGGGTGACGGTCTTGGGGTTCACCCGGAACATCTGGGCGACCTCGGCCGGCGTCAACAGCTCGTCGGGAGTCGGCGGATCGGTCTGCGCCACGCGGCAACCGTACTCTTTTGTCCGAGTTCTCCGCTCTTGGCGCATTGCGCCCTCTCGCGGGCGCGCTCAGTCGCGTTCGATGGTGACCCGGCCGTGGCCGTCCACGATGGCCCCGACGAGCCACGCGTCATGCCCGCCGGTACGGATGGCGTCGATGGCGCGGTGCACTTCGGCGCCAGGGACGACCGCGAGCATGCCGAGGCCGAGGTTGAACACGTGCTCCATCTCGTCATCGCCGATCTCGCCCGCGGTGCGAATCACGTCGAAGATGCGCGGCTCTTCCCATCGGCCGCGCCGGATTACCGCGTCGCAGTCGTGGGGCAGCACGCGCTCGAGGTTGCCGGGAATGCCGCCGCCGGTCACATGGCACAGCGCGTGCACCTCGGAATGGCGACGCAGCTGCGCGACCGCCGGCGCGTAGATCACGCTCGGAACGAGGAGCTCGGCGCCGAGAGAGTGGCGCGCGCCGCGCCAGGCCGGTCCGTCGAGTGTGCGGCCGGCCCGCTCGAGCGCGCTGCGAGCCAGCGAGTATCCGTTGCAGCGAAGACCGGGGCTGGCGAATCCGATCACGCGGTCGCCGTCGCGCACGCCCGAGGGAAGCAGGTCGGCGCGCTCGACGACACCCACCGCGAACCCCACGAGATCGAACTCGCCCGCGGCCATCACGCCAGGGTGCTCCGACATCTCGCCACCGATGAGCGCACAGCCAGCCTTGCGGCAGCCAACCGCGACGCCTTGCACGATCTGCTCGACATGATCGGGCACGAGCTTGCCGACGGAGATGTAGTCGAGGAAGAACAACGGTTCAGCGCCGTGCGCGGCAACGTCGTCCACCGACATGGCAACGACGTCGATGCCGATCGTGTCGAAGCGCCCGACCTCCGCGGCGATCACCGACTTCGTGCCGACCCCGTCGGTCGATGACACGAGCAGCGGGTCCCTGTACGGGAGCTTCCCGAGCGAGAACAGCCCACCGAAGCCACCGATGTCGCCGACGACCTCCGCCCGGAACGTCGAGCGGACGTGCTCCTTGATGAGCTCGACCGCCTTCTCACCCGCAGAGATGTCGACGCCGGCCGCCGCGTACGTCAGGCCGTCGCCCCCACTCGCCCTGCTTCCGGCGCGACCCCGCTCGCGACGCCTCACGCGCGGCCGGTATCGACCACGGGTAGAGCCACGTCCTCCGTGCCTCGCTCGCTCTCTGCGGACCGGGAACCGGCTCCCTGGTCGACGTCGCGGGCTCCGTCTCCTGGGCGTCGAGCGGCCAAGCCGCCCGACGCCCGGTCCGCAGCCGTTCGCGCGCTGGCGAGCGCCTCCGGCGCCGCTTGTTCGAGGACGAGCTTGGCGTCGGCGAGGTCGGGGACCGGCACGGTGTAGTGGCCGGACAGGCACGCCGTGCAGAACGAGTTGGCGTCGGCACCGGTTGCCGTGATCACGCGGTCGAGTTCCAGGTACGACAGCGAGTCGACCTGGAGGAAGTCCTTGATCTCGCCGACGGCCATGTCTGCCGCGAGCAGCTCGGAGCGGCGACCGGTGTCCATGCCGTAGAAGCAGGGCCACTTGTACGGCGGCGACGACACCCGGAAGTGGACTTCCTCGGCCCCGGACTCGCGCAGCATCGCCACGACTTGGCGGGTGGTGGTGCCGCGCACGATCGAGTCATCCACGACGACGAGCCGCTTGCCGCGGATGTTCTCGCGCAGCGGGTTCAGCTTCATGCGCACACCGCCGGTGCGCAGCTGCGCGCTCGGCTGGATGAAGGTACGGCCGACGTAGCGGTTCTTCACGAGACCGTCGCCGTAGGGAATCCCCGACGCGCGCGCGTAACCCTGCGCCGCCGGTATGCCCGACTCGGGCACCGGCATCACCATGTCTGCGTCGACCGGCGCCTGGCGCGCGAGCTCCTCGCCCATCCGCTGGCGCGCCGCGTGCACACTACGGCCGTAGAGGTAGGTGTCGGGACGCGCGAAGTACACGAACTCGAAAAGACAGAGCTTGGGGTCGGGTTCCGCGAAGCGGTGCTCGCGCATGCCGCTGGCGTCGATCACGACCATCTCACCGGGCTCCACCTCGCGCACGAAGTGGGCACCCACGATGTCGAGCGCGGCCGTCTCGCTGGCGAGCACCCACCCGCCCTCGACGCGGCCGAGCACCAACGGCCAGAAACCCTTGCGATCACGCACACCGATCAGGCGCGCGTCGTCCATGAGCACGAGCGAGAACCCACCCGCGAGACGGGGGAGCACGCGCTCGAGTGCCACCTCGAGGTCGCGTCCGTCGGAGCGGGGATGGTCGGTGTACTCCTTGGCGACGAGCTCACCGATGAGCGCAGAGTCGGTCGTCGAGTCGACGTCGACCGTCGCGGCCTCGAAGCCCGGGAGCATCCCCAGCCCCTCGGCCAGCTCGATCACGTTCGTGAGGTTCCCGTTGTGCCCGAGCGCGAAGCCCGCGTCGCCGACCGACCGATACACCGGCTGCGCGTTGCGCCACGTGCTCGAACCGGTCGTGGAGTAGCGGTTGTGACCGATGGCGAGGTGGCCCTCGAGCGGCGCGAGCTGGCGCTCGTCGAACACCTGCGTGACGAGGCCCATGTCCTTGACGACGGTGATCATCTCGCCGTCGCTGACCGCCATGCCGGCCGACTCCTGGCCGCGGTGCTGGAGGGCGTAGAGGCCGAGGTAGGTGAGATGGGCCACCGGCGCGCCCGGTGCGTAGATGCCGAAGACGCCGCACGCGTGCCCTAATTGGCGATCCATCGCCCCACAAGTATCCCATGCGCGCTTCGGGCCGACAGACACGTAGCGTCAGCGGCGTGGCGACGTGTCTCTGGCTCACAGGCCGCGCCAGAGCAGGGAAGAGCACGATTGCGCGTGCGGTTGCCGACGAGCTCGGTAGGTCTGGAGCGGCGGTCGTGCTGCTCGACGAGGACGTGCGCAGCCATCTCGTCGACGGCCGAGCCCCGATCGCGTGGCTCGTGCGCGTGCTGACCGAAGCCGGCGTGACCACGATCGTGGCGTCTGATCTCCCAGCGCGCGCCGACCGAGAGCACGTGCGCGAGGCCATCACACAGTTCGTCGAGGTCTTCGTCGACGGCGGTGGTGCGACCAGCGACGACGACAGCTATGAGGAGCCGTTCGCGCCCGAGCTCCGGGTTCCGACGCACGACCGCGAGCCCACCGCCTCGATCGCGCTCGTGGTGTCGTGGCTCGAGCATTCCGGCGAGCTGCACGCAGCGGAGTAGCCGGCGGAGCGTCAGCCGGCGACTGGTGCGCCGAGCGCGTTGGGGATCGCGTCGCGCCAGGAGCGTTCGGCGTCGGCGAGTGCTACGTCGATGGCGCCTTCCACGACGAGCCGGTCGCCGCCCGCGGCACCGAGATCCACCGCGTGCACGCCAGCGTCTTCGGCTCGGCGCAACACCTGCGGCAACGGGCGCGCGTCGACGGACACGACCACGCGGCTGGCCGACTCCGAGAAGCACCACGCGGCCGCGGGGACATCGGTCTCGGGCGTGATCGTAAAGCCGACGCCACTGCCAAAGGCCATCTCCGCGAGCGCAACCGCGATGCCGCCGTCCGAGCAGTCGTGCACGCCGCCCACGGTGCGCTCGGCGACCAGATCACGAACCAGCGCGTGCACGCGACTCGCGGCGTCGAGATCGGCCTCGGGTGGCATGCCACCGTCGAACCCGTGGACCGCCGCGGCCCACTCGGAGCCGCCGAGCTCGGCGCGCGTCGCGCCGAGAACGACCAGGTGCTCGCGCTCGACGGTCCGCGGCAGGGGCGGCACATCGGACTGCTCCGCGAGGCCGACGACCGCCACGACCGGTGTGGGGTCGATGTCGGCGCCGCGCGACTCGTTGTAGAAGCTGACGTTGCCGCCGATCACCGGGATACTGAGGGCTTCGCAGGCTTCGCTGATGCCCTCGACGACCTCCTCGAACTGCCACATCACCGCGGCGTGCTCGGGGTTGCCGAAGTTCAGGCAGTTCACCAGCGCGCGCGGTTCGGCGCCCGCGCAGGCCACGTTGCGCGCCGACTCGAGCACGACCAAACGACCACCGGTTCGGGGGTCGAGTCGGCAGAACCGACCTTTGCCGTCGGTGGCCAGCGCAAGGGAGCGCGTCGTGCCCTTGAGGCGAAGGACCGCCGCGTCAGCCCCGGGACCCACCACGGTGTTGAGGAAGAGCTGGTGGTCGTACTGGCGCCACACCCACGACTTGTCGGCGATCGTCGGCGTCGCGAGCAGCGCGAGCAGCTCGTCGGAAAGGTCGGTGCCCGCGCCGAAGCGCCCCGCGAGCTCGGGCCAAGGATTGGACGCGTTCAGCGCGCGTTGCTCCGCCGGTGGCTCGAGTGGTCGCGTGTAGACCGGTCCGTCGCCGAGGCTGTCGCACGGAACGTCGGCGATCGGCGCGCGATCGGAAGAGACAGGAGGAGGCTGGTCGCCGCGCGGCGGCAAGGGGTTGGCTCCGGGAACGCCGATCGCGTCGAAGACGCCATCGAACACGCGAAAGCGTCCGTTGTCGGTCACGCGCCCGGCAACCGTCGCTCTGATCTCCCAGCGTTCGCACAACGCCATGACCTCGTCGAGGCGACTCGGCTCGATGATCGCCAGCATTCGCTCCTGGCTCTCGGACGTCATGACCTCGACCGGGTTCATGCCCGGCTCGCGCCGCGCGATGCGCGCGACATCAACGTCCATCCCCGCGCCGGCGTTGGCCGCGGTCTCAGACGCCGCGCACGACAGCCCCGCCGCGCCGAGGTCCTGCACGCCGACCGCCAGGCCCGCATCGAGCAGCGCGAGGCAGGCCTCGATGAGGCGCTTCTCCTCGAACGGGTCACCGACCTGCACCGATGGTCGCTTCGCCTCGGATCCCTCTTCAAAGCCCGCGGACGCGAGCACGCTCGCGCCGCCGATCCCGTCGCGGCCGGTCGACGACCCGAGCAGCACCGCCAGGTTGCCCTCCCCCTCGGCGCGCGCGAGCACGAGCCTCTCCTTCGGGAGCAATCCGAGGCAGAAGACGTTCACGAGCGGGTTCTCGCGGTAGCAGTCGTCGAACACCACCTCGCCGCCGACGGTCGGTACGCCCACCGCATTGCCGTAGCCGCTGATGCCCGAGACGACACCCTCGAACAAGTAGCGCGTGCGAGCGTCGTCAAGCGGTCCGAAGCGCAGCGGGTCCATGAGCGCGATCGGGCGCGCGCCCATCGAGAACACGTCGCGGATGATGCCGCCGACGCCGGTCGCCGCGCCCTGGTACGGCTCCACCGCGGACGGGTGGTTGTGGCTCTCGATGCGGATGGCGACGGCGAGCCCGTCACCGACGTCGATCACCCCGGCACCCTCACCAGGACCGACGAGCACCCACGGGGCTTCCGTCGGGAACCGGCGCAGGTGCACCTTCGACGACTTGTACGAGCAGTGCTCGGACCACATGACCGCGTACATGGCGAGCTCGAGCTCGGAAGGCGCACGACCCAGGAGCTGCTCGATGTCTCCGAACTCGTCGTCGGTGAGGCCCAGCTGCCGGTGGAGTGGCTGCGCAGGCGTCACGCGGCGAGCCTACGCATCCGCTCTCGGCGCTCCGCGCCGGGCCGCACCTCTCTACCTCGGCGAACGGCTTGCCGCGCCGCAGGGTACCTGCGGCGCCGTCGCTCGCCTCTGGTCTGCGGGTCGATTTACGGAAATGACTCGTGCCACAATTGGGAAAAGCGTGACTCCGCAATTGCGAACAAGGATGTGTTCGAAATGCCCCCCAAGGCGCTCACACCTCAGCACAAGCAAGCGATGGCCGCAGGCCGCAAAGAGGGGCAGGCCGTGAAGGCCTACCTCGACGCACTCGAGCAGCACCGACCCCGCCGCGGCCGGCGCCGGACGACCGATTCCATCCAGAAGCGCCTCGTCGCGATCGACGCCGAGTTCAACGGCGCGTCGTCGCTCCATCGGCTCCAGCTCACCCAGGAGCGGCGTGACCTCAAGGCCGAGCTCGCGGCGATGGAAGCGGGAACAACGGCCGACGTCACGGCGCTCGAAGCCGGCTTCGTGCAGGTGGCGAACGGCTACGCGCAGCGCAAGGGGATCGCCTACGCGACCTGGCGTGATTTCGGCGTCTCCGCCGACGTGCTCAAGAAGGCCGGCATCACGCGGTAGAGATCGCCTGCATGAAGGTGGCGTTGACGCCCTTGGCGTCGGCGGCGTCGAGCTCGATCCGTCGGTCCGCGGTCATGAGCTCGATGCGGGCGTAGTCGGCGCTTCCATACGGATACGAGACCGCCACGCGCAGC
Protein-coding regions in this window:
- the ald gene encoding alanine dehydrogenase, whose protein sequence is MSGPLTVGVPREVKEGEHRVAVTPDGVHELVAAGAPVLVEAGAGLGSSITDDDYRRAGAEIVDGPGPVWERAELVLKVKEPQSTELGKLRPGVVLFTYLHLAAYPEVATALLERKVTGVAYETVQLDTGALPLLAPMSEVAGRMAPQIGSHFLERDHGGRGVLLGGAPGVRPARVVVLGAGNVGWNAAWIAQGMEAEVLLLDKNLDRLRWVDQIHKGRIMTLASNRGAVERAVADADLVIGAVLVPGGRAPVVVTDAMVRTMKQGAVIVDCAVDQGGCVETIHETTHAEPVYELHNVLHYAVGNIPAAVPHTSTYALTNATLPYALALAAHGVSDAVAADQELAAGVNTVAGNVTNATVAEAIGQSFTPLADALAA
- a CDS encoding aspartate aminotransferase family protein, with the protein product MSAPAGRDATELSDLARRHLWMHFSRLGAYGPGHEVPIIVQGEGCYVTDAHGKRYLDALSGLFTVQVGHGRPELAAAAARQAETLEYFPIWTYAHPPAIELATRLAELAPGNLNRVFFTSGGSEAVESAWKLARQYFRVRGQEGRYKVIARDVAYHGTTLGALAITGVQALRAPFEPLPAGAIHVQNTNRYHHPLGDDEPAFLDAVTGAIEDAIVREGPETVAAVYLEPVQNAGGCLVPPEGYFPRVREICDRYGVLLVSDEVICAFGRLGDWFGAQTFDYQPDMITMAKGLTSGYSPLGGVICSDRLAEPFLEPGVSFLHGITFGGHPVSCAVALANFDIFETEGLLDHVRANEAGFRERLDGLRDIPIVGDVRGMGYFHAIELVRDPATKASFTSEESEELLRGFLSPRLFDAGLICRTDNRGDPVVQLSPPLIAGDTELDFIEATLRTTLTEAWEKFCA
- a CDS encoding Lrp/AsnC family transcriptional regulator — protein: MSRSSDAASTIVLDEVDKALIEALQQDGRLPYTRLAAEVGLSEAAVRQRVQRLIESGATQIVAVTDPMMLGFHRMAMVGIRVEGDVRSVADTIASILEVDYVVIVSGSFDLLVEVVCEDDDHLLSLLNDKIRSIPGVRSTETFTYLRLSKQTYAWGTR
- a CDS encoding BldC family transcriptional regulator, producing the protein MAQTDPPTPDELLTPAEVAQMFRVNPKTVTRWARAGKISAIRTLGGHRRFRAAEIKKLLEEVEEPTEPS
- a CDS encoding DUF1698 domain-containing protein translates to MNDRDKLRAEVDEIVWWHTIDLGNGVVTPGRDETPVRWPLLGLPESLAGLSVLDVGAWDGFYSFEAERRGAARVVATDEYAWKNLGTGRRGFDCAHRALDSKVEVREVDVLALSPDTAGGTFDLVLFLGVLYHLRDPITALERVASVTGDRLVLETHVDLLGVRRPAAAFYPGTELYGDATNWWGPNLPALLGMLRVAGFDDATVVHVTPRLQRLRNALGSRFVRGRARHHFDHGRVVVHARRRKP
- a CDS encoding class I SAM-dependent methyltransferase: MVDRLFADPVLARWYDAFCGWDQRDDLDFYLPLVLSAQSVLDVGCGTGLLLRRAREMGHAGRLCGLDPADAMLDLARKSVDVEWVLGDLGSVRGENEFELVVMTGHAFQVLVDDSELQDGLARIRSLLSAEGRFAFETRNPLVRAWERWTPEHAVEAIDSSGRVMRMEQHVQAVDGEVVRFTLTYTSPDWDAPRVSESTLRFLGADALSQVLAEAGLHIDEQFGDWDRSPLTDTSPEIITIARRA
- the purM gene encoding phosphoribosylformylglycinamidine cyclo-ligase, whose product is MRRRERGRAGSRASGGDGLTYAAAGVDISAGEKAVELIKEHVRSTFRAEVVGDIGGFGGLFSLGKLPYRDPLLVSSTDGVGTKSVIAAEVGRFDTIGIDVVAMSVDDVAAHGAEPLFFLDYISVGKLVPDHVEQIVQGVAVGCRKAGCALIGGEMSEHPGVMAAGEFDLVGFAVGVVERADLLPSGVRDGDRVIGFASPGLRCNGYSLARSALERAGRTLDGPAWRGARHSLGAELLVPSVIYAPAVAQLRRHSEVHALCHVTGGGIPGNLERVLPHDCDAVIRRGRWEEPRIFDVIRTAGEIGDDEMEHVFNLGLGMLAVVPGAEVHRAIDAIRTGGHDAWLVGAIVDGHGRVTIERD
- a CDS encoding saccharopine dehydrogenase C-terminal domain-containing protein → MRVLLVGAGAVGECIAAIAARREFVETLVVADRDEARAAEVVGKIGDPRLVVHSIDARDPEAVAAKARDVGADAVLNACDPRLNVPIFDGAFRAGATYVDMAMTPSIPHPTDPYRLVGTPLGAEQFERSSAWEDTGLLAIVGMGVEPGMSDVFARYAADHLFSSIDEVAVRDGADLEVDGYEFAPTFSIWTTIEECLNPPIVYDQAHGGFFTTEPFSEPEIFDFPDGIGPLECVNVEHEEVLLVPKWIDCNRVTFKYGLGDEFINVLRVLHAVGLDRVEPVRVGDVEVSPRDLVAACLPNPAHLGDRMRGKTCAGTFVTGAGLDGTPRATYLYHVVDNADSMAEYGCQAVAWQTAINPVVALELVAASTWSGAGVLGPEAFDAVPFLDLLAEYGSPHGIEERSP